A region from the Marinobacter sp. SS13-12 genome encodes:
- a CDS encoding FUSC family protein produces MSPHPLLAQLLAPNRYAVIFAIKGVVAMALALFVSMALQLDRPYWAMVSAIFLQIRPESGLVIEKALCLIVGSAAGGGFGILVLALLTPYPLLALGLLTLWIGLNSAASSMVHNLNYIYAFAMAGMTAGLVVILVMADAGTTNSQAVFTIAQARISEIATGAVCAMLVSQLLWPVTVKDGLRVNARKVINKTLAYLKLELEPGSSHRQRHEHADEILETLVAVNDDSSAVTYEGPEGSGRSRAANLLCNKVMSLLAVTQIMGRFQRNHGDLVSPAFSEVLSQMRRYFGEIAEADSYQEGYRLAHELRRSLLEQRTGFRNESAIVTRLTRTALELVSDLVVVLRAYNALESRDRTLLKAPMLETHRDPLVGLINGFRTAVIFGIGAIIWTQTASSAALMIMIMPVVFSVMFARFSLAELTPILRRVLMGATVAIPVALFFGLGLLSRASGNVELLMLVLAGPYFFGLLALADRPTLPYGLGFCIPFTIITQPSNSMTFNAESAVNIALGLFVGISILYWVFKVITPPDSRFMQRRLLRSTARDLTAIDDHEMPENWFNGRMGERLLRLANYDQSSESSERYMTDLGFTGLNLGHVSIRLRKLIQDHRSPTVDRLLKEWQQTLAETYLLSARGVINPEFRKAGARLLEAIHAQRDPDQKTVVVEGMFERLALTMERTARTVAEATGQPKLASAETESLA; encoded by the coding sequence ATGTCACCCCATCCGCTATTGGCGCAACTCCTGGCGCCGAACCGATACGCCGTGATCTTCGCCATCAAGGGTGTGGTCGCCATGGCGTTGGCGTTGTTTGTGTCGATGGCCCTGCAACTGGACCGTCCCTACTGGGCGATGGTTTCCGCGATTTTCCTGCAGATCCGCCCGGAAAGTGGGCTGGTCATCGAGAAAGCGCTGTGCCTGATCGTGGGTTCGGCGGCTGGTGGTGGCTTTGGCATTCTGGTGCTTGCGTTGCTGACACCGTATCCGCTTCTGGCGCTGGGCCTCTTAACGCTGTGGATTGGCCTGAATTCAGCTGCGTCCTCCATGGTGCACAACCTCAATTATATCTATGCCTTCGCGATGGCAGGGATGACAGCCGGACTGGTGGTCATCCTTGTGATGGCGGATGCCGGCACCACAAACAGCCAGGCGGTTTTTACCATCGCCCAGGCGCGGATCAGCGAAATTGCGACCGGCGCCGTGTGTGCCATGCTGGTCAGCCAGCTGTTATGGCCGGTGACCGTAAAAGATGGCCTGCGTGTGAATGCCCGCAAGGTGATCAACAAAACGCTGGCCTATCTCAAACTGGAGCTGGAGCCGGGAAGCTCCCACAGGCAGCGTCACGAGCATGCGGACGAGATTCTCGAAACCCTGGTAGCGGTTAATGACGATTCCAGCGCTGTTACCTACGAAGGCCCCGAAGGCTCGGGCCGGAGCAGGGCAGCCAATCTGTTGTGCAACAAGGTAATGTCCCTGTTGGCGGTTACTCAGATTATGGGGCGGTTCCAGAGGAATCATGGTGACCTGGTGTCACCTGCGTTCAGTGAGGTGCTCAGCCAGATGCGCCGATATTTCGGGGAAATCGCCGAAGCAGATAGCTACCAGGAAGGTTACCGGCTTGCCCATGAGCTGCGGCGGTCCTTGCTGGAGCAGCGAACCGGGTTCAGGAACGAGTCCGCCATCGTGACACGTCTGACCAGGACGGCACTGGAACTGGTAAGTGATCTGGTGGTGGTATTGCGGGCCTATAACGCGCTGGAAAGCCGTGACCGGACGCTGCTGAAGGCGCCCATGCTGGAAACCCACCGGGACCCGCTGGTCGGACTGATCAACGGGTTTCGCACGGCCGTGATATTTGGAATCGGGGCGATAATCTGGACCCAGACGGCAAGCTCGGCCGCCTTGATGATCATGATCATGCCCGTGGTATTTTCCGTGATGTTCGCCCGTTTTTCGCTGGCGGAGCTGACGCCTATTCTGCGTCGGGTGCTGATGGGTGCAACGGTGGCTATTCCCGTTGCCCTGTTCTTCGGGCTGGGCCTGTTATCCCGGGCCAGTGGCAATGTCGAACTCCTGATGCTGGTTCTGGCAGGCCCTTATTTCTTTGGCCTGCTGGCTCTTGCCGATCGTCCCACGCTGCCTTACGGGCTGGGCTTCTGTATTCCGTTCACCATCATCACTCAGCCAAGCAACAGCATGACATTCAATGCCGAAAGTGCGGTGAATATTGCACTGGGACTGTTCGTGGGAATCAGCATCCTCTATTGGGTATTCAAAGTCATTACCCCGCCGGACAGCCGGTTTATGCAGCGCCGCCTGCTGAGATCCACGGCCCGTGACCTGACCGCAATTGACGATCACGAAATGCCTGAAAACTGGTTTAATGGTCGTATGGGGGAGCGTCTGTTGCGGCTGGCCAATTATGATCAGAGTTCTGAAAGCAGCGAACGCTATATGACCGACCTGGGGTTCACCGGGCTTAACCTCGGGCATGTGTCCATTCGTCTGCGCAAGCTGATTCAGGACCATCGCAGTCCCACAGTTGACAGGCTTCTGAAGGAGTGGCAGCAGACCCTGGCGGAAACCTACCTGTTGAGCGCCCGGGGTGTCATCAATCCAGAGTTCCGGAAGGCTGGCGCCAGGCTGCTTGAGGCCATTCACGCCCAAAGGGATCCGGACCAGAAAACGGTTGTCGTCGAAGGTATGTTTGAGCGGTTGGCACTGACAATGGAGCGAACCGCCAGAACGGTGGCTGAGGCAACAGGCCAGCCGAAATTAGCTTCTGCAGAGACTGAATCCTTGGCCTGA
- a CDS encoding CsbD family protein, giving the protein MNKDIMEGNWKQLKGKVRENWGKLTDDEVDEIGGRKDNFVGKIQEKYGMKRDEAEKEWDKLTK; this is encoded by the coding sequence ATGAATAAAGACATTATGGAAGGTAACTGGAAGCAACTCAAAGGCAAAGTGAGAGAAAACTGGGGCAAGCTAACCGATGACGAAGTCGATGAAATCGGGGGCCGGAAGGACAACTTTGTCGGCAAGATTCAGGAAAAATACGGCATGAAAAGAGATGAGGCCGAAAAAGAGTGGGACAAGCTCACTAAGTAA
- a CDS encoding NAD(P)-dependent alcohol dehydrogenase, with the protein MKLATLSQPGGLDKLQITNGPEPGEPGPGELRVRIHANSLNFHDYAVVAGAIPTDDGRVPMADGAGVVEAVGADVSEFRVGDHVVSTFFPQWENGPAPIDNFTTTPGDGIDGYARELVTGPARGFTHAPKGYSHAEAATLTTAGLTAWRALVVDGGLKAGDTILTLGTGGVSIFALQFARMMGVRVISTSSSDEKLERLSALGADHTINYKTTPAWGQQVLELTGGKGVDHVIEVGGPGTLPESIDAVRIGGHISLIGVLTGRSGEVPTAKLMAKQARLQGLIVGSRAHQQDMIRAIEANDMHPVIDRSFALDEIAAAFQYEESGKHFGKICLEF; encoded by the coding sequence ATGAAACTCGCTACTCTCTCCCAACCCGGCGGACTGGATAAACTGCAGATCACGAACGGCCCGGAGCCGGGCGAACCAGGCCCTGGTGAACTGCGGGTGCGGATTCACGCAAACTCTCTCAACTTCCATGACTACGCGGTAGTCGCTGGTGCCATACCGACCGACGATGGCCGCGTACCCATGGCCGACGGCGCGGGTGTGGTCGAAGCGGTCGGTGCAGATGTGAGCGAATTCAGGGTCGGAGACCACGTGGTTTCTACCTTCTTCCCCCAGTGGGAAAACGGCCCGGCCCCCATCGACAATTTCACCACCACCCCGGGCGATGGCATCGACGGCTATGCCCGCGAATTGGTCACCGGCCCTGCCCGGGGGTTCACCCACGCACCGAAAGGCTACAGCCACGCGGAAGCCGCCACTCTGACTACGGCGGGCCTGACCGCCTGGCGGGCGCTGGTCGTCGACGGCGGCTTGAAGGCTGGCGATACGATACTCACCCTGGGTACAGGCGGCGTCTCCATTTTTGCCTTACAGTTCGCCAGGATGATGGGCGTCCGGGTGATATCAACGTCATCCTCCGACGAAAAGCTTGAGCGGCTGAGCGCCCTCGGAGCCGACCACACCATCAACTACAAAACCACGCCGGCCTGGGGCCAGCAAGTGCTTGAGCTGACCGGCGGCAAGGGCGTCGACCATGTGATCGAAGTGGGCGGCCCGGGCACCCTGCCGGAATCCATCGACGCAGTGCGCATCGGTGGCCACATATCGCTGATCGGCGTGCTCACCGGTCGCTCCGGTGAAGTGCCCACGGCAAAACTCATGGCCAAACAGGCTCGTCTGCAGGGCTTGATCGTCGGCAGCCGCGCTCACCAACAGGACATGATTCGTGCCATCGAGGCTAATGACATGCACCCGGTGATCGACCGCTCATTTGCGCTGGATGAAATCGCGGCTGCGTTCCAGTACGAAGAATCCGGCAAGCACTTTGGCAAGATCTGCCTGGAGTTTTAA
- a CDS encoding homocysteine S-methyltransferase family protein produces MRNVALLDGGLGQEIYRRARGVSSPLWSVAVMLEQPEVVTAVHADFIRAGAKTLTLNTYAATPTRLRKQGLQEQIFAIHQQAFQALERAIDATGVQVDIAACLPPLTASYQGQPARSFEDVRDEYETLVQLQARADVFLIETMTNTLEARAACAAASDLGKPFGVAFRLEANGRLKSGETLEEAVAAIKGYLPAAVMLNCCDPELVTDAMPELVNLYPIVGGYANAFKSVEAVASGGLVDALEARPDITPEAYSGQVRQWLADGARVVGGCCEITPEHVHFMADALAGEFNCVRLSQLGLRNPSEGH; encoded by the coding sequence ATGCGAAACGTTGCACTTCTTGATGGTGGTCTTGGCCAGGAAATCTATCGCAGGGCTCGTGGTGTGAGTTCTCCACTATGGTCCGTAGCCGTCATGCTGGAGCAGCCTGAGGTTGTTACGGCGGTGCATGCGGATTTCATCCGGGCCGGGGCAAAAACTCTGACGCTGAATACCTATGCAGCGACACCAACCCGTTTGCGAAAGCAGGGATTGCAAGAACAGATATTTGCCATTCACCAGCAGGCGTTCCAGGCCCTGGAACGGGCGATCGACGCCACCGGTGTGCAGGTGGATATCGCCGCTTGCCTTCCGCCCCTGACTGCAAGCTATCAGGGTCAGCCGGCCCGCTCTTTTGAGGACGTGCGTGACGAATACGAGACTCTGGTTCAGCTGCAGGCTCGCGCCGACGTATTCCTGATCGAAACCATGACCAACACCCTGGAAGCGAGGGCTGCGTGTGCGGCCGCCAGTGATCTTGGTAAACCTTTTGGAGTGGCATTTCGCCTTGAAGCAAACGGCAGGCTCAAATCGGGCGAAACCCTGGAGGAAGCGGTGGCTGCCATCAAAGGGTATTTGCCCGCTGCAGTGATGTTGAACTGCTGTGACCCCGAACTGGTAACCGACGCCATGCCAGAGCTGGTGAATCTGTACCCGATTGTCGGAGGTTACGCCAATGCCTTTAAATCTGTAGAGGCTGTGGCCAGTGGCGGATTGGTAGATGCCCTGGAGGCACGGCCGGATATCACTCCGGAAGCTTATTCAGGGCAGGTGCGTCAATGGCTGGCGGATGGTGCCCGTGTTGTTGGTGGGTGTTGCGAGATTACACCTGAGCACGTTCATTTTATGGCCGATGCGCTTGCAGGTGAATTCAATTGTGTTCGTCTATCGCAGCTGGGCCTTCGAAATCCTTCCGAAGGCCATTGA
- a CDS encoding cysteine hydrolase family protein, with product MTTASTSLRDLNGLGNKPSRLSESALIMIDYQNTYREGVMKLEGAEEALKEGKKLLEMARAEGIPVFHIRHDSGPGSPYDVNDHIGAIADIVAPKDGEPVITKNFPNSFVQTDLDEQLKAKGVKNIILAGFMTHMCVNSTAHGGFNLGYSPTVVASATATRPLEAANGKVLSAQEVHDGALASTRDLYAAVVDSVADLPA from the coding sequence ATGACAACAGCCTCCACATCGCTTCGGGACCTGAACGGCCTCGGCAACAAACCATCAAGACTTTCCGAATCCGCCCTGATCATGATCGACTACCAGAACACCTATCGTGAAGGCGTCATGAAGCTTGAGGGCGCGGAAGAAGCCCTGAAAGAGGGTAAGAAACTGCTGGAAATGGCCCGTGCCGAAGGAATTCCAGTGTTTCATATCCGCCACGATTCTGGCCCGGGCTCACCCTACGATGTGAACGATCACATAGGCGCTATCGCCGATATCGTTGCCCCGAAAGACGGCGAACCGGTCATTACCAAGAACTTCCCGAACTCGTTCGTGCAGACCGATCTGGATGAGCAGCTCAAGGCCAAAGGTGTGAAAAACATTATTCTCGCAGGCTTCATGACCCACATGTGCGTCAATTCCACCGCCCATGGCGGGTTCAATCTGGGCTATTCACCCACAGTGGTCGCCAGTGCAACGGCAACCCGCCCCCTTGAGGCTGCGAATGGCAAGGTCCTATCCGCCCAGGAGGTTCATGACGGCGCACTGGCTTCAACGCGGGATCTTTACGCCGCAGTTGTCGACAGCGTGGCAGATCTGCCTGCCTGA
- a CDS encoding AraC family transcriptional regulator, whose amino-acid sequence MNSPQSDPWLTLPASVAWPYVDALQNLLGQAGFQVRQWLADAGVEPQSPDSDGRISLYHALSLWHRAERDARAPLLGLQLGQAVQPKDFPILGQAALSADTLGAAIYRLQEFESLIWDIGLCRLQIDGQDAKLVLSPQHDKLLPRGIIELAVSGWLSIGRRLLPEYQGSTVSFSHQPLADETLYRQYLGTDVRFDQPFNGLIFPTSWLDIPLPARDGYLQALLQQQGRRLLANYHRDLNLPNEVRAQICKHLLEGSVEPAGTARELGFSTRSLRRKLAARNTSWSSLYEEVRRDLAMLWLQQPEAPLADIGLLLQFADQSAFNHAFRRWTGETPGRFRRRLHSLPE is encoded by the coding sequence ATGAATTCTCCACAAAGCGACCCCTGGCTCACCCTGCCTGCCAGTGTGGCCTGGCCCTATGTCGATGCCTTGCAAAACCTGCTTGGGCAGGCCGGGTTCCAGGTTCGACAGTGGCTCGCCGACGCCGGTGTTGAACCGCAATCGCCAGATAGTGACGGAAGGATCTCCCTCTATCACGCCCTGTCTCTCTGGCATCGGGCCGAGCGCGACGCCCGGGCGCCCCTGCTCGGGCTTCAGCTTGGCCAGGCGGTACAACCAAAGGATTTTCCAATACTGGGGCAAGCAGCTCTGAGTGCAGACACACTTGGGGCAGCGATTTATCGCCTACAGGAATTTGAGTCGCTGATCTGGGACATTGGCCTGTGCCGTCTCCAGATCGACGGGCAGGATGCGAAGCTGGTGCTCAGCCCCCAGCATGACAAACTGCTGCCCCGGGGCATCATTGAACTGGCAGTCAGTGGCTGGCTGAGTATCGGGCGAAGGCTGCTACCGGAATACCAGGGCAGCACCGTCAGCTTCAGCCACCAACCGCTTGCGGACGAGACACTGTATCGGCAATACCTGGGCACCGATGTGCGTTTCGACCAACCATTCAATGGCCTGATCTTCCCCACATCCTGGCTGGACATCCCACTACCGGCTCGGGATGGATACCTCCAGGCTCTCCTGCAACAGCAGGGCCGGCGCTTGCTCGCCAATTACCACCGCGACCTGAATCTGCCCAATGAGGTACGGGCCCAGATCTGCAAGCATCTACTGGAAGGATCTGTTGAGCCAGCTGGAACCGCCCGGGAACTGGGCTTCAGTACCCGCAGCCTCAGGCGCAAACTGGCGGCCCGCAACACCAGCTGGAGCTCCCTCTATGAGGAAGTGCGCCGGGACCTGGCCATGCTGTGGCTCCAACAGCCGGAAGCCCCCCTGGCCGACATCGGCCTGCTGCTGCAGTTTGCCGACCAGAGCGCCTTCAACCACGCGTTCCGACGCTGGACCGGTGAAACACCCGGCCGGTTCCGTCGCCGGCTCCACAGCCTCCCAGAATAA
- a CDS encoding ice-binding family protein, which translates to MLTVSLSACFSGSGSSGNSSTTSTGSELSVTATGPFNDAAGVGTNSVVTATFSEAINADTLDTSSFTVGPDGEVPMTGTVSLDSETNTGIFQTSGGDFAASTKYTATITTAVKSTDGKALPSNYQWSFTTGAGADLERPTITASDPVDLETGVAINRNISASFSEAMNVATINSSTFFVTDPNTNPVAGTVELVGTTAIFTPANDLAISTKYTATVTTSAEDLAANALAASFIWSFTTGDSVAKGPAPVTLGTAGDYVILAKTGISTTGTTAITGDIALSPAAESFITGFSLVRDATNTFSKSSTVTGKVFAANMAAPTPSMLTTAVSDMETAYTDAAGRSNPDATELGAGNISGLTLTPGLYKWSSGLDIATDVTLSGSKNDVWILQIAGDLTVSNGVKIALAGGALPKNVFWQVAGKTIFGTTSDINGVFLGKTLIDLQTGATFNGRALSQTAVTLDANAVTQPAQ; encoded by the coding sequence ATGTTAACAGTCTCCCTCTCGGCTTGCTTTAGTGGCAGCGGTAGCAGTGGTAACAGCTCAACTACTTCCACGGGTAGCGAGCTGAGCGTTACCGCTACCGGCCCTTTCAATGATGCAGCCGGTGTAGGCACCAACAGTGTCGTCACCGCCACTTTCAGTGAAGCGATAAACGCAGATACGCTCGATACCTCCAGCTTTACGGTGGGTCCTGATGGCGAAGTGCCGATGACGGGCACGGTTAGCCTGGATAGCGAAACCAACACTGGTATATTCCAGACCAGTGGCGGCGATTTCGCAGCCAGCACAAAATATACGGCCACCATAACTACCGCCGTGAAGTCTACGGATGGCAAGGCACTGCCAAGCAACTACCAGTGGAGCTTTACCACAGGCGCTGGTGCTGATCTCGAACGACCTACGATTACGGCCAGCGACCCCGTTGACCTGGAAACGGGCGTAGCGATCAACCGGAACATTTCCGCCAGCTTCAGCGAAGCGATGAACGTAGCGACCATCAACAGCTCAACCTTCTTCGTGACGGATCCCAATACCAACCCGGTCGCCGGCACGGTAGAGCTTGTTGGCACTACCGCCATATTCACTCCTGCGAATGACCTTGCCATTAGCACCAAATACACCGCCACAGTCACCACTAGCGCTGAGGACCTTGCGGCAAATGCGCTGGCAGCCAGCTTTATCTGGTCATTCACTACCGGCGACAGTGTGGCGAAGGGTCCAGCACCGGTAACTCTTGGTACCGCAGGTGATTACGTGATTCTGGCGAAAACCGGGATTTCCACCACCGGCACTACTGCCATCACTGGCGACATCGCACTCAGCCCGGCTGCAGAAAGCTTTATCACCGGCTTCTCCCTTGTCCGGGATGCAACTAACACTTTTTCTAAATCAAGCACTGTAACCGGCAAAGTTTTTGCGGCCAACATGGCAGCACCTACACCGTCCATGCTTACAACCGCAGTAAGCGATATGGAAACCGCTTATACCGACGCTGCTGGACGCTCAAACCCTGACGCCACTGAACTCGGTGCCGGCAACATCAGTGGGCTGACCCTCACCCCGGGCCTCTACAAATGGAGCAGCGGTCTGGATATTGCCACTGATGTGACACTGTCTGGTAGCAAGAACGATGTGTGGATTCTACAGATCGCTGGTGATCTCACCGTGAGTAACGGCGTTAAAATCGCCTTAGCGGGCGGCGCTCTGCCGAAGAATGTGTTCTGGCAGGTAGCTGGTAAAACTATCTTCGGCACCACAAGTGACATCAATGGGGTCTTCCTCGGCAAAACCCTGATTGACCTTCAGACCGGAGCCACCTTCAACGGTCGGGCACTGTCCCAGACAGCGGTCACCCTGGACGCGAACGCGGTTACGCAACCGGCACAGTAA